The Solanum pennellii chromosome 11, SPENNV200 genome contains a region encoding:
- the LOC114074703 gene encoding uncharacterized protein LOC114074703, producing MEEYVGTGVLDLMKETGSWLNILFGFELKKVQKVGAQSPTVAEVADVLEFSANGIWKRCSYFECVKGPGPLTDSGSTDSNKWYLNRRAAALNLEEAQSSTRPLRFNGHFYCWWKVIMHDFLMAEDSELWDIVLDGPFFPTIEEKDGEITRLVPKPRRKYDEADRKNIEKGYKAKKLLVCGIEPNEFNRVSACESSKEIWYCLKIAHEGTKQVKESKIDMLTSQYENFKIREGETIHETFTKMSSITNELRSLGELISMSKKVRKVLRILSKSWQSKVDAITEAKDLKVLKIVRKNKGFIKGANVPRTATRNDTCHKCGKARHFIRDCPSLKAENKEYQRPRGEKENRRDLVLDKSDQKVAADYVVKKALATWGDSSSDSEDFDEPNDASMSDDENTEDKVSERRSIQCWYRDSGCSKHMTGDTKNFHSLKALQGGGVSFGDGKKGYILGIGEVGKSLEESIDNVYNVSGLKYSLLSVSQICDKGNEVKFTFEECTVVNLTTKKVILTAQRCKIMYVANLKTSHGDDLTCLSAQNENADLWHWRLGHVSSSLLNKLISKDLVQGLPKLKFCESKICEACVKGEQI from the exons ATGGAAGAATATGTAGGCACTGGTGTact ggaccttatGAAGGAAACTGGTTCTTGGCTCAATATACTTTTTGGCTTCGAGCTGAAGAAAGTACAAAAAGTTGGTGCACAGTCTCCAACAGTGGCAGAAGTGGCAGACGTGCTAGAATTCTCAGCCAATGGGATT TGGAAACG TTGTTCATATTTTgagtgtgtcaagggacctggtccattgactgatagtGGAAGCACAGATTCTAACAAGTGGTATTTAAACAG AAGGGCTGCTGCACTCAATCTGGAAGAGGCCCAGTCTTCGACTCGACCTCTTCGGTTCAATGGTCACTTCTATTGCTGGTGGAAAGTTATAATGCATGATTTCCTTATGGCTGAAGATAGTGAACTATGGGATATTGTCCTTGATGGACCATTTTTTCCTACGATTGAAGAAAAAGATGGTGAAATCACTAGACTTGTTCCAAAGCCTAGACGAAAATACGATGAAGCTGACaggaaaaatattgaaaagggCTACAAAGCAAAGAAGCTTCTTGTATGTGGTATAGAACCTAATGAGTTCAATCGTGTCTCAGCTTGTGAATCGTCAAAGGAGATTTGGTATTGTTTAAAAATAGCTCATGAAGGAACTAAACAAGTAAAAGAGTCAAAGATCGATATGCTTACCTCTCagtatgaaaatttcaaaataagagAAGGTGAAACCATTCATGAGACGTTCACAAAGATGTCATCAATCACAAATGAGTTGAGAAGTCTTGGAGAACTCATCAGTATGAGCAAGAAGGTCAGGAAAGTTCTTCGAATCCTTTCCAAGTCCTGGCAAAGCAAGGTGGATGCAATCACTGAAGCAAAAGATCTGAAA GTTCTGAAGATTGTGAGAAAAAACAAGGGATTCATAAAGGGAGCAAATGTTCCTCGAACTGCAACTCGAAATGATACTTGTCACAAATGTGGAAAGGCTAGACATTTTATAAGAGATTGTCCATCACTCAAAGCTGAAAACAAAGAATATCAAAGACCAAGAGGCGAGAAAGAAAACCGCAGGGACCTGGTACTTGATAAAAGTGATCAAAAAGTTGCAGCTGATTATGTGGTCAAGAAAGCTCTTGCTACATGGGGAGATTCTTCAAGTGATTCAGAAGACTTTGATGAACCTAATGATGCATCAATG TCAGATGATGAAAATACTGAGGATAAG gtgagtgagaggagGAGCATTCAATGTTGGTACAGGGATAGTGGATGCTCCAAACATATGACTGGAGATACAAAAAACTTCCACTCGCTCAAGGCACTTCAAGgtggaggtgtctcttttggtgatggaaagaaggggtaTATTTTAGGTATTGGTGAAGTGGGAAAATCTCTTGAAGAATCCATTGACAATGTGTACAATGTCAGTGGGCTGAAGTACAGTCTTTTGAGTGTGTCTCAAATTTGTGACAAAGGGAATGAAGTAAAGTTTACATTTGAGGAGTGTACTGTAGTCAATCTGACCACAAAGAAAGTGATTCTCACAGCTCAAAGATGTAAAATCATGTATGTGGCAAACTTGAAAACATCTCATGGAGATGATCTGACATGTCTAAGtgctcaaaatgaaaatgctgaTCTGTGGCATTGGAGACTAGGTCATGTGAGCTCATCTCTATTGAATAAGCTGATTTCTAAGGACTTGGTACAAGGTCTGCCAAAGctgaaattttgtgaaagtaAAATCTGTGAAGCATGTGTCAAAGGAGAACAGATTTGA